The sequence TAATGGACACTTCATTCTTTATTAATAGGGCTAATTATGGACACTTAAAATGACACATTTAACACTGTGACTAATTTGTCACATGTATATTCTGTTCTAAATGCAGTCTTTTGAAAGCATTAGCTACCAAATTTACATTGAGTTATTTTTCCCCAGACCAAGAAATATGCAGATGTGATTATTCCTAGAGGAGTTGACAACATGGGTAAGTTATAGCACTGATGAAGCCTATAGACTCTctccatatccctctctctctctccatatccctctTATTAATCTGCCTCTCATTCTCAGTGGCCATCAACCTCATCGTGCAGCACATCCAGGACATCCTGAATGGGGACCTCTGTAAGTGGCAGCATGGAGGAGTGGTGAACGGGCACAGCCGTGGCTTCAAGCGGGCCTTCTCGGAGCAGGGGGACCTGGACAACGCCACCTCCAACCTTCCCCTAGGGAAGAGGGTCCTACCGGAGCCGAGCAGTCGCCCCCACTGAGGCAGCCATCTCTGTGCGTGTTTACTCTGACTGACAGTCTACTTCTATatacactttcctaatattgagttgcacccccttttgctctcagaacagcctcaattcattggagcatggactctacaaggtgttgtaagcattccacagggatgctggcccatgttgactccaatgcttcctacagttgtgccaaattggctggatgtcctttgggtggtggaccattcttgatacacaagggaaattgttgagcttgaaaaacccagcagcgttgcagttcttgacacacttaaaccagtgagcccggcacctactaccataccccgttcagaggcacttaaatattttgtcttgcccattcaccctctgaatggcacacatacacaatctatctCAATTGCATCAAGgcttaaatccttctttaacctgtcttctccccttcatctacactgattgaagtggatttaacaagtgacatcaataatggatcatagtttttacctggattcacctggtcagtgtcatttaaagagcaggtgttcctaatgttttgtacactgtgtttatacagaaagtattcattcataccccttgatttattccacatttgttacagcctgaattcaacatttattaaattctacacacaacaccccaaaaggacaaagtgaaaacatgtttagacatttttacaagtgtattgaaaatgaaatacagaaatctcatttacataagtattaattttcaagtcttgccatagatttaagcaaTTTAAGTCAAAtataactaggctactcaggaacattcaatatcatTTTGGTAAGCAACTAGTGAATATTTAGCCTTGTttaaagttattgtcctgctaaaaggtgaatttgtctcccaatatctgttggaaagcagactaaaacaggttttcctctaggattttgtctgtgcttagctctattcagtttttattttgtcctaaaAAAAATCCCTAGTtgttgccaatgacaagcatacccataacataattcagccacaatatgcttgaaaatatactgaacaaaaatataaatgtaacatgcaacaattttaaagattatggatttacagttcatataaggaaatcagtcatttgaaataaattcattaggccctcatcta is a genomic window of Salvelinus sp. IW2-2015 unplaced genomic scaffold, ASM291031v2 Un_scaffold9361, whole genome shotgun sequence containing:
- the LOC112079755 gene encoding uridine-cytidine kinase 1-like; protein product: MKRDRDLEQILNQYTTFVKPAFEEFCLPTKKYADVIIPRGVDNMVAINLIVQHIQDILNGDLCKWQHGGVVNGHSRGFKRAFSEQGDLDNATSNLPLGKRVLPEPSSRPH